Proteins encoded within one genomic window of Longimicrobiaceae bacterium:
- a CDS encoding transposase: MDRGYDYAACRTTAGEKGYTPHIPPKASKETPLPAPGDPDRHPPRRWVVEVCHSWFNRFRRLLIRWDKRADSYLGFVQLAATLIIYRKIRSIFSG, translated from the coding sequence CTGGATCGGGGCTACGACTACGCCGCCTGCCGCACGACAGCCGGGGAGAAGGGCTACACGCCGCACATCCCGCCCAAGGCCAGCAAGGAAACCCCGCTGCCTGCACCGGGAGATCCCGACCGCCATCCGCCCCGGCGCTGGGTGGTCGAAGTCTGCCACTCCTGGTTCAACCGCTTCCGCCGGCTGCTCATCCGCTGGGACAAGCGCGCCGACAGCTACTTGGGCTTCGTGCAGCTCGCCGCGACGCTCATCATCTACCGGAAAATCCGCTCCATATTTTCCGGATAG